In the Acropora muricata isolate sample 2 chromosome 1, ASM3666990v1, whole genome shotgun sequence genome, one interval contains:
- the LOC136911317 gene encoding uncharacterized protein — protein MQLSFFASAAIILSGDVCPQPGPLDQVVYDVPSLSIKANGLSIAHLNVRSLTGKSDQLNLVMSNNKGPDIWTFSETWLSNSIQDEEIHVPGYNCVRRDREGKQGGGVAIYYRESLNFTEQEDLMNANESVWIKINRTRCKALIIGNVYRPPDQPLDTFLDNLNESLSRIDSTSDKVLLGDFNIDFSVQQKNANFPLKRRLWGITEAFDLKQLIMKPTRLTEYSETLIDLVFTNSHHKVVESGVFDLGLSDRSLVYCVLKSGRPRVAPKTIKYRSYKNYNKDSFIEDLENIP, from the coding sequence ATGCAGCTGTCTTTTTTTGCTTCAGCTGCCATCATTCTGTCTGGCGACGTTTGTCCTCAGCCTGGTCCTCTTGATCAGGTGGTCTATGATGTACCTTCCCTCAGTATCAAAGCCAATGGCCTGTCTATAGCACACCTCAATGTTCGAAGTTTAACTGGCAAAAGCGACCAACTAAATCTTGTCATGAGTAACAACAAAGGCCCTGATATCTGGACATTCTCGGAGACTTGGCTCTCAAACAGTATTCAGGATGAGGAAATTCACGTACCGGGATACAATTGTGTGAGACGAGACCGGGAAGGAAAGCAAGGGGGAGGTGTAGCAATTTATTACCGCgaaagtttaaattttactgAACAGGAAGACCTCATGAATGCAAATGAGTCTGTCTGGATTAAAATAAACCGAACAAGATGCAAGGCACTCATCATCGGCAATGTCTACAGGCCCCCAGATCAGCCTCTGGATACCTTTTTGGATAACCTAAATGAATCTCTGTCTAGAATTGATTCTACTAGTGATAAAGTTCTTCTGGgagatttcaacattgatttttctGTCCaacagaaaaatgcaaattttccgCTGAAACGAAGGCTCTGGGGAATTACAGAGGCTTTTGACCTAAAGCAATTGATAATGAAACCGACACGCCTCACTGAATACTCTGAGACGCTAATTGACCTAGTGTTTACAAACTCCCACCACAAAGTTGTCGAGTCTGGAGTTTTTGATCTTGGACTTAGTGACCGTTCGCTTGTTTACTGTGTCCTTAAATCCGGTCGTCCCCGAGTTGCTCCAAAAACTATCAAATATCGTTCATACAAGAACTACAACAAAGACTCTTTCATTGAAGATCTTGAGAATATTCCCTGA